The following proteins are co-located in the Lacticaseibacillus paracasei subsp. paracasei genome:
- the rfbD gene encoding dTDP-4-dehydrorhamnose reductase, with amino-acid sequence MKILITGANGQLGTELRHLLDHRGLEYRATDAKELDITDADAVNAYVKDFQPDVIYHCAAYTAVDKAEDEGKAINQKVNVDGTKNLAVAAGENDATLVYISTDYVFDGDSDELYTVDHKPAPRNEYGRTKYEGELAVQKYAKKFYIIRTSWVFGEYGHNFVYTMLDLAKTHDTLTVVNDQYGRPSWTKTLAEFMTFAIDQKLEYGIYHLSEDNSCNWYEFATEILKDTDTKVLPVTSAEYPQKAWRPRHSILDLSKTKATGFELPTWQEALSEFMTEITM; translated from the coding sequence ATGAAAATTTTGATTACTGGTGCCAACGGGCAACTCGGCACGGAATTACGTCACTTATTGGATCATCGCGGCCTTGAATACCGCGCCACTGATGCCAAAGAACTGGATATCACTGATGCCGACGCGGTGAATGCTTACGTCAAAGACTTCCAACCAGACGTGATCTATCATTGTGCCGCCTACACTGCCGTGGATAAAGCGGAAGACGAAGGCAAAGCCATCAACCAAAAAGTTAACGTTGACGGTACCAAGAACTTGGCTGTCGCTGCCGGCGAAAATGACGCAACTCTGGTTTATATTTCCACGGATTACGTCTTTGATGGCGATTCTGACGAATTGTACACCGTTGACCACAAGCCAGCCCCACGCAACGAATATGGCCGGACCAAGTATGAAGGCGAACTCGCCGTACAAAAGTATGCCAAGAAATTCTACATCATCCGCACTAGCTGGGTCTTTGGTGAATATGGGCATAACTTTGTTTACACCATGTTGGACCTCGCCAAGACGCATGACACTTTGACTGTGGTGAACGATCAATACGGTCGTCCTTCATGGACGAAGACCTTGGCTGAATTCATGACTTTTGCCATTGATCAAAAGCTCGAATATGGCATCTATCACTTGTCTGAAGACAACTCATGTAACTGGTATGAATTCGCTACTGAGATCTTAAAAGACACTGATACTAAGGTCTTGCCTGTTACGTCTGCCGAATACCCACAAAAGGCATGGCGTCCTCGTCATTCGATCTTAGATCTGTCTAAGACTAAAGCGACCGGCTTTGAATTGCCAACATGGCAAGAGGCATTAAGTGAATTTATGACTGAGATAACTATGTAG
- a CDS encoding NAD-dependent epimerase/dehydratase family protein, with protein sequence MRILILGGTGAMGVALVKLLSESNNQVYVTSRSHHTSSNDNIHYLQGNALQLDFLNRCLKSRFDVIVDFMVYETEQFKERYEQLLNSTNQYIFLSSAKVFSESKKKLNEKSPRLLDTTQDQDFLKDEDYALYKAIEENLLIEQPNHNWTIIRPYITYSNQRLQLGTFEKERWLYRALQGRTVIFSEDIADKYTTLTYGADVANSIFDLMGKQEFLGESFNLTSASSMTWREVIGIYQSAFEEVTGQKMKVKYLPEGVTPSYLLGYFYQYVYDRRFDRIFDNSKIQSVSSIEYEKMDIGLQRCLREFILQHRQFTKIDWKFEAYADLRTGQITSLTEIKSFREKMRYLYYRFTPIFAYRAHKVRNLLRKFIN encoded by the coding sequence ATGCGAATATTAATATTAGGTGGGACAGGTGCCATGGGTGTGGCATTGGTGAAACTACTAAGCGAGTCAAATAATCAGGTTTATGTAACATCACGAAGCCATCATACATCAAGCAATGACAACATACACTATTTACAAGGTAATGCACTTCAGCTTGATTTTTTAAACCGTTGTCTCAAATCTCGTTTTGACGTAATCGTTGATTTTATGGTATATGAGACTGAGCAGTTTAAAGAACGTTATGAGCAACTGTTGAATTCAACGAATCAGTATATTTTTTTAAGCTCAGCAAAAGTTTTTTCAGAATCAAAAAAGAAACTTAATGAAAAATCACCAAGACTACTTGACACCACACAAGATCAAGATTTTTTAAAGGACGAAGATTATGCCCTTTACAAAGCTATTGAAGAGAATTTATTAATTGAACAACCGAATCATAATTGGACGATTATTCGGCCATATATAACTTATAGCAATCAGAGATTACAACTCGGAACTTTTGAAAAAGAGCGATGGTTATATAGAGCGCTTCAAGGTAGAACTGTTATTTTTTCCGAAGACATTGCGGATAAATATACGACTTTAACATATGGAGCAGACGTTGCAAATAGTATTTTTGACTTGATGGGCAAACAAGAATTCCTTGGTGAGTCCTTCAATCTGACCTCTGCCTCAAGTATGACTTGGCGTGAGGTGATTGGAATATATCAATCTGCTTTTGAAGAGGTTACTGGGCAGAAAATGAAAGTCAAATATTTACCAGAAGGTGTTACACCCTCATACTTGTTGGGATATTTTTACCAATATGTGTACGATCGACGTTTTGATCGAATTTTTGACAATAGTAAAATTCAAAGCGTATCTTCTATTGAATACGAAAAAATGGATATTGGATTACAAAGATGTCTGCGTGAGTTTATCCTTCAACATCGGCAGTTCACAAAGATTGATTGGAAGTTCGAAGCGTATGCTGATCTCAGGACCGGTCAAATTACCTCTTTGACAGAAATAAAATCATTTAGAGAAAAAATGAGGTATCTTTACTATCGTTTTACACCAATATTCGCATATCGCGCCCATAAGGTGAGAAATCTGCTTAGAAAATTCATAAATTGA